One genomic window of Mustela lutreola isolate mMusLut2 chromosome 14, mMusLut2.pri, whole genome shotgun sequence includes the following:
- the IL20 gene encoding interleukin-20 isoform X2 has product MKASGLPICLLSAAFYLFWTPSAGLKTLHLGSCVITTNLQEMRNGFSEIRDSVQAKDEIIDTRILRKTESLQDTKPTDQCCLLRHVLRLYLDRVFKNFKTPDHRILRKTSSLANSFLTVKKELRLCLTPQAAAVKALGELDILLQWMEEMK; this is encoded by the exons ATGAAAGCTTCTGGTCTTCccatctgccttctctctgctgcATTTTATCTCTTCTGGACACCTTCTGCTGGGCTAAAGACACTCCATTTGGGAAGCTGTGTGATCACCACAAACCTTCAGGAAATGCGAAATGGATTTTCTGAGATACGAGACAGTGTG caagCCAAAGATGAAATCATTGATACCAGAATCTTGAGGAAGACTGAGTCTTTGCAAGACACAAAG CCTACAGATCAGTGCTGCCTCCTCCGCCACGTACTGAGACTCTACCTGGACAGGGTATTCAAAAACTTTAAGACTCCTGACCACCGTATCCTCCGGAAGACCAGCAGTCTTGCTAACTCTTTTCTCACCGTTAAGAAGGAACTCCGGCTCTGT CTTACGCCTCAGGCCGCAGCGGTGAAGGCTTTGGGAGAGCTGGACATTCTCCTGCAATGGATGGAGGAGATGAAATAG
- the IL20 gene encoding interleukin-20 isoform X1 gives MKASGLPICLLSAAFYLFWTPSAGLKTLHLGSCVITTNLQEMRNGFSEIRDSVQAKDEIIDTRILRKTESLQDTKPTDQCCLLRHVLRLYLDRVFKNFKTPDHRILRKTSSLANSFLTVKKELRLCHAHMTCPCGEEATEKYSQILSHFEELTPQAAAVKALGELDILLQWMEEMK, from the exons ATGAAAGCTTCTGGTCTTCccatctgccttctctctgctgcATTTTATCTCTTCTGGACACCTTCTGCTGGGCTAAAGACACTCCATTTGGGAAGCTGTGTGATCACCACAAACCTTCAGGAAATGCGAAATGGATTTTCTGAGATACGAGACAGTGTG caagCCAAAGATGAAATCATTGATACCAGAATCTTGAGGAAGACTGAGTCTTTGCAAGACACAAAG CCTACAGATCAGTGCTGCCTCCTCCGCCACGTACTGAGACTCTACCTGGACAGGGTATTCAAAAACTTTAAGACTCCTGACCACCGTATCCTCCGGAAGACCAGCAGTCTTGCTAACTCTTTTCTCACCGTTAAGAAGGAACTCCGGCTCTGT CATGCCCATATGACATGCCCTTGTGGAGAGGAAGCAACAGAGAAATACAGCCAGATTCTGAGTCACTTCGAAGAG CTTACGCCTCAGGCCGCAGCGGTGAAGGCTTTGGGAGAGCTGGACATTCTCCTGCAATGGATGGAGGAGATGAAATAG